Proteins co-encoded in one Plasmodium reichenowi strain SY57 chromosome 10, whole genome shotgun sequence genomic window:
- a CDS encoding tRNA pseudouridine synthase, putative: MVIILLLAIICSYNITSYPCLTYNRKKNFYYFEIFKNEKEENSLKYPIYKYKRIKRNRSNINAFKKYNLINTLINRNYNVSKNMKNDGFHTTRCVAQLSLFSRKKKKKTNNEKKYIFNHIHFYSYILMYFNEGLLQHWTTTPHVTKIIFDHMYKDCRMKGGGNINIMGFYNTHNRRIHNYSLDIHRSDEKDTSDIIKKIKNKRGEKLIKDNNKKKKNNNNNNNINNINNNNNNINNNNINNNINNINDISIKKDRVCCNNPHINNKGDMDKENNEGHVNTTKEEYSFESVLNKYNKELILSKSKIVHLDFPICKKNCSNIVTMDDIFYGGFLNIYKPVKLYSMRVCEKIKKILKDYFYKLNKKKVNIKVGHGGTLDPFAEGVLIIGIQQATKKLSDFLKCYKKYLALSIFGYETDTLDREGKIIKEEHVIHKKLKKQDILTNLQKFIGHIKQYPPIYSAKRFKGLRLYEYARKNISVQIKPCNVHIKDIQYYKEIDLPFLDLYIHCSGGTYIRSLIRDFANSMNTNATLIKLVRTEQKEFNYKNSLHYDDINLNTIKKYFIKL, from the coding sequence atggTAATCATCCTCTTACTTGCTATAATCTGctcatataatataacatcATATCCATGTTTAACttataatagaaaaaaaaacttttattattttgaaatatttaaaaatgagAAAGAGGAAAATTCATTAAAATATCCgatttataaatataaacgtataaaaagaaatcgctctaatataaatgcttttaaaaaatataatttaataaatacGTTAATAAATCGAAATTATAATGTAAGTAAGAATATGAAGAACGATGGTTTCCATACAACAAGATGTGTAGCTCAATTAAGCTTATTCTCtagaaagaaaaaaaaaaaaacaaacaatgaaaaaaaatatatatttaatcatattcatttttatagTTATATTCTTATGTATTTTAATGAGGGCCTTCTTCAACACTGGACGACTACACCACATGttacaaaaattatttttgatCATATGTACAAAGATTGTAGGATGAAGGGGGGGGGcaatataaatatcatGGGATTTTATAATACACATAATAGAAGAATTCATAACTATTCTTTGGATATTCACAGATCTGATGAAAAGGATACAAgtgatataataaaaaaaataaaaaataaaagaggagaaaaattaataaaagataataataaaaaaaaaaaaaataataataataataataatattaataatattaataataataataataatattaataataataatattaataataatattaataacatCAATGATATATCCATAAAAAAAGATCGCGTTTGTTGTAATAACCCccatataaataataaggGAGATATGGATAAGGAAAATAATGAGGGTCATGTCAATACAACCAAAGAAGAATATTCCTTTGAAAGtgttttaaataaatataataaagaattaattTTAAGTAAAAGTAAAATTGTACATTTGGATTTTCCAATTTGTAAAAAGAATTGTTCAAATATTGTAACAATGgatgatatattttatggaggttttttaaatatatataaaccCGTGAAATTATATTCTATGAGGGTTTGTgaaaaaatcaaaaaaatattaaaagattatttttataaattaaataaaaaaaaagttaatataaaagtagGACATGGTGGAACTTTAGACCCATTTGCTGAAGGTGTTTTAATAATAGGCATACAACAAGCTACCAAAAAATTATCAgactttttaaaatgttataaaaagTATCTAGCTCTTTCCATTTTTGGTTATGAAACAGATACATTAGATAGAGAAGGGAAAATTATTAAAGAAGAACATGtcatacataaaaaattaaaaaaacaGGATATACTAACaaatttacaaaaattCATAGGAcatataaaacaatatCCTCCTATATATTCAGCAAAACGTTTCAAAGGATTAAgattatatgaatatgcaagaaaaaatatatctgTACAAATTAAACCTTGTAATGTACATATTAAGGATAttcaatattataaagaaattgATCTTCCTTTTCTGGATCTTTATATACATTGTTCTGGAGGTACATATATAAGAAGTCTTATAAGAGATTTTGCAAATTCTATGA